ctccctgccttccctcctgagGCTGTTCCTGACCTCTGCCCTCCTGTTTCATGTTCTGCAAGGCGCACACTGTGTCCCCCTTGCTGGAGTTGTCTGGATGCACCTGCCGCCACCCCCTCCCAACCCCTGGGGGTCCtgctctgcttctgtgtgtggcATATATGACACTGTTGTCCCATACTGGAACCCTCCCTTCCAACCCTGGTGATGGCTGCTCCAGGCTGGCTCTCTGGCCCTAGGCTCCTCTGTTATTCCTCTTCTGGTGCAGGCTCAGACTGCAGCTGCTCCCTCTGGCTGGGTGCCTCCCCTCAACCACCTATAGGACATGCCATTCCCCAGATGCCTCAGCCACCCCTTTGCCTTTCCCTGAAAGCTTCCCTTCCAGTTCCTATTCCCAACATTGGCACCATCTCATTATGTTAGttaattactgtagttttgttacctccccccaccccgtcacCCTCTCCAGCTCCTGGTCCTGCCACAATACCCCCCTCAGTGTCCCCTCTGCATGCCCCTTCCTAGCCTGGGGCCTGCCTGGCTTATGCAGCAGCCTTGAATGGAACCcgccatccccaccaccaccgccactGTCTCAGGCACTATCTCAGACTTCTCAAATCCCATCTGCATCCTGCCTCACTTCTCCAAAACCACCATTCATCCCCTTTTCCTCCCATCTGGATCCTTCTCTGGGTGACAGGTCACATGATACAAGAAAACTGCGATTCTGGGTTCTGTTCCTACCCTGCCACTCTTTGCTGTGTGTTCCGGTCAGGTCGTCATACCTCTCTGAACATCAGGTGCCTCACTGTCTAGACCGGGGCTGGGGAGAGCATCTGCCTGCCGTGGCATCATGAGGTTGGGGCACTGGAGTACTTGAGGGTTTGGAGCTGAAGACTTAGCCCCTCTCTGCCCTGTGGCCCCTGGACAGGACAAATCACTTGGCTGTCAGCTTCAGTACTCTCGGGGCTTACTGGAATGCCTGTGGGTGCAGGGGTGTGAGTCTGAACGGGACCCCTGCGCCATGGCACTGCCCTGTAGACCAGCTCACCTTCAGCCACCCTGTCAGCCCCGGGCGGAGGGTGAGTGGTCCTAggtgccctcccagcctctctgTCCCCCAGCTTCAGAGCTGCCCTAACtagttccttcctttttctttatttttttaaaagattttatttatttattcatgagagacaccgagagaggctgagacacagacagagggagaagcaggctccctgcagggagcccgatgtgggacctgatcccagaagcccggggtcatgacctgagccaaaggtagacgctcaaacattgagccccccaggctcccattcttcctttttctttaatgaacCCATTGTGCGCATTAGCACAGGGATCTTTGATTCCAAGAAGTGACCTGGGCCCTGGTCAGAGGGACAGAAAGACCTCATGGCAGGCAGCTCAGGCTGGATATGGGAAGAGGTAGGTCCGACCTAGTAGCCTCTGGTCAGGCCCTCCTGGCCCAGTGGGGGTTGTTGGGTGACTGGGGACCATAGAATCTGCGGGTCCTCATTCTCATTTGTGCCATTTTTGTGTGCTGGGCCTCCCAGGGCAGGACTGGGGGGTGAGCATTGCTGCATCCCGCCCCCCCCCTTGTGTGTTTCCTGGGGAAGTGACCCACTGGGGCCTTTCCTGTGTAAACTGCTGTGGGCTCTAGGCAGCAGAGCCAGCTTCAAGGTGGGGGATGTTGGATGCTCCCACTTTCCTCTGACCTTGACTCTTATAGTCTCCTGCCCCTAACCTCTCCCAGTGGCCCTGGGTCCTGCTACAGGCCTTCCCTGTAGCGTATTCTGAACTCTGGACTCTGTTTGTGTAGGAAGTGGGGGCTGAGAAGGTCCGAGCAGAGGGCCATGGGCCTGgcctgaggggcagggaggggatgtGGTGCAGAAGCACTTAAGTGGAAGCCCAGGCTTGTCTGAGGAGTGAGTTCCCCAGCACCACGGGCATCCCATTCGAGGTTTTCCAGCCCCTGGTCCAGGATGCTGAAGTGTGTGAAGACAGAGGATACTGGCTTGGCTGGACCTATGGGGCTTGGGGTCCCTCGTTCCTCTGAAATTTCTGAGTTGCCTCATGGCCCAGAAGTGCGAGGTGAGGGCCTGCAGATTCCCACTTCCCTCCCAGTACAGGGCAAGCCCATCTTTCCTGAACCCCCAGCCCAGGCATTGAGCAGTTGGTGACTGCCAGGTGGTCCTACTCTACCCACGCTTTCTGCCATTAGGATTTTCAAGTTGGGCTTTTATgctggggatgggggcagagccTGTTGTCTCTGGCTGCAAAACTGGGCCCTATCTTTCCCAGAAGTGGGCTGAAGTGAGAGCCTGTTGGGAAAATGATGGGGGACAGTCCAGCCATGACCCCAGCCCCTACCCTCGGGACCAGCAGGAGAGTTAGTGTCTTTCACTCTAGTGGGAGGCCCAGACCACACTGGTGGCCCTCGTGGGAGGCACTGGAGGTCTTTTTCTCCTAGGCAGGGGCGTGGGTGATGTCTGGGATGATGTCCTCACAGAGGAAAAGACACCAGGGCTGGGTGTCTAGaacctgggatcctgccctgtgTCCCATGCTGTCCCTGCTGGTTACCCCTATCCTTGGCCCACGTTTCTGGCTCATCCTGTTGAAGCATTCAGCTCCTGAGTTGGAGTCCGCTGTCCCTATCAAACCTGAGCAACTAGGGCCATCTGTCCTCTCTCACCTGAGGGATCAGCCCTGGtcccctgctgagctgggagcctgatgtgatgcagtgctggatcccaggacttggagatcatgacctgagcccaaggcagactctcagccatctgagccacacaggagctCCTCCTCCAGATTTTTACTCCCATCCCACAGGTGGGAAGCAGCTTCAGAGAACTGTAGTGCCATTCATAGGGCTGGTGTGTAAGtacccagctcagagcccagtgtGGACCTGGCCTCGTCTGCCTCTGGCCTCTGCTCTCAGCCACAGCTCCCCCAGCCTGGCCCGCCCTCCTGGGAGGCAGTTTCTGGGCCTGAGCAGAAGCTGAGAAGTCAGTCGGGCCAGAATTGGGTCAGATTTCCCTGCTGCAGCCAAGGAAGAGTCTCCCGAGTCTGCCTGGGAccagcaactcttgatctggagACAGATGCGCTGATTCCATCCTCAGCCCCCACCTACCAGGCGGGGGATGCTTTGGGTCTAGACCGAAGCCCTGGCTGCCTAGACAAGTTTTGCACCTCTCAGACACTCTGTCCCTCATCTGTAGGACGGGGACAGTCCCATGAATGACATCAAGAGCTGTAAATGAAGGACATGAGCAGAGCAGCCAGGCGGCACCTGGCACAATGTGAGTCCACTGGGTGATGACCCCAGTCTAGGGCCACTGTAGCACTGCCGCAGCCCCTCCTTGAGCCTCAGGAGCCACTTGCCAAGGGAggaccctctccccctcccaccacacacacacgaAGGTGTTAGGAAGCATCCCTGTCTGGATAGACACTGTAGATGGAGAAATAGATGTGTTTCCCCACGTCATCTGTCAGAGCCCTGGATCCCTGCCGGTCAGGACCCAGCCAAGGAACCATGAGGCCACAGTCTGGGCCCTTTCCAGAGCAGAGAGCAGGCTGGGCTGGGTGTAGGGACAGAGCTACATGAAAGGTTGGAAGTGGACTCATTGCTGGGGTCCCTGGGCACCCAGTCCCTTTGTGTTCCCTGGGAGGGAGACTGAGGCTTAGGGGCAGCTTGGTGactgtctcagggtcctggtgaCAGGGGGGACTGCTCTCTGGTCTTGCTTTTCACACTTTTCCCTGAGAAAGCCTGAGTCCCGTGACCCCTTGGCCTTGTCTTTCCTTCCCACTATATGGGCCCCCCCTGagccccctccactcccccccaccccccacccagcccctcaccctcaccctcaccctccgCATAGCCACAATGGCTCCAAAGCTGCTGGCTCAGGAGCCACCAGCTTTTGCTGAGTGAGCAAGTCCAGAGGTGCTGTCTTGGCACAAACCACTGTTGGCTGAgccctctcccttcctgcctccctccctcggCAGGGTCTGTTGCAAaggggggggtgggtgtgggggtgtgtggatggacagtgggggggggaggcggggacaGAGGCTGCTGGCCGGGGCACCACCCCTAGGGTCTCCCGCTTCAGGGAGCGGAGGgtcctgaggcccagaggggggtGTTTGAGGTCATGAGGCCAACCGGCGAGCGCCACCCGTGGAGGGCCAGGACCGCGCCCCGCCAGGTTCAGGGCACAGGAAGGCAGTGGGCCCCGTCCGGGCTGTTTGACAGAATCTTCCTGCCCCATCTCCTGGCCCTGGCTGcgtcctccctcccctcctgcccaccctgaGTGGGGTAGGATTTGCATCAAATCTGCATTAACAATAGCCTAGAAGGCAGTTCCTTTATGAGCCTTGTGTGTgccggggtttttttttttttaatttattttattttattttatttatttatttatgatagataaatagatacatagatagatggatagaggcagagacacaggcagagggagaagcaggctccatgccccgggagcccgacgtgggattcgatcccgggtctccaggatcgcgccctgggccaaaggcaggcgctaaaccgctgcgccacccagggatcccctgtgccgGGGCTTTGTGCACGTCAGATCCGCTTGGTGACCCTCGAGGTGGAGCCGTGGCAATGGTCCCCCGCCTTGCAGAAATGGAGAGCCAACGCATTTCGTCATCTGTGGACCAACACAGACTGAGCACTGGCTGCGTGCCGATCCCGGCCCTAGAGGGGGTTGGCACAGATGAAGGAGTCCTGTCCCTGCCCCAAGGAGACCCTGTGTTGGCTCATCCCGCCCTGGTGACAAGCCAGTGGCAGCCTCGCGGGTAGGGTTGCTGTTTCAcagaggggcccagggcagcctcagtggcagGCGTGGTCCTCAGGGCCGGTCCTGGGCTCAGCGCTGGGGCTCCGAACCCCAGCCTGTGTCTGCTTTTTGCCTCACAGCCAGCCCCACCCAGACGAGGGCCACCCGCCGCCCCTTGAAACCGTCCCGGTCTCCTGGAAGGGCTGCAGGGAGTCCCCCGGAGGCCCGGCAGAGAGCCCTGCTGGGGAGGAGGCCCAAGGTGAGGACAGCCCCACGGCTGCGCAGCTGGACGTGTTGCGCCTGCGAAGCTCTTCCATGGAGATCCGTGAGAAGGGCTCAGAGTTCCTGAAGGAGGAGCTGCACAAAGCCCAGAAGGTGGGGCTCTGGGGGTGGTAGGGCTCGGGGCCTACCTGGAGGCTCCCGTCAGGGCCACCTGCCTGCACAGACgctggggctgggcctgaggGAGCACAGAGGAGAAACCAGTGCTTGTGACTCTGGAGGATTTTTTAGGAGTCTTGACTTCTCCGAAAGCCCCTTCTAGGCAGCTGGGGTTGCAACATCATGCCGCAAGCTAAGTGGGAACTGCGTCGTCAACTGCAGGGCGACAGAGGAAGGGGGTTGGGGCCCAGGGCCAAGGAAGAGGACCCCGTGGTGGAGCCTGGTCAGGGGGCCTAGAGCCCCAGGGGGCTGACAGCCACTCTCCCCGAACCCCCAGGAGCTGCAGCTGAAGGACGAGGAGTGTGAGCGGCTGTCCAAGGTGCGGGAGCAGCTGGAacaggagctggaggagctgaCGGCCAGCCTGTTTGAGGTACAGGCCTGCTGGCTGGGGGACAGGTTGGGGAGCAGGTCTGTGGGGTGCGCTGGCGCCTCATCACTCACGCAGAGCCTCCCTGCTTCCCAGGAAGCCCACAGAATGGTGCGGGAAGCCAACATGAAGCAGGCAGCGTCAGAAAAGCAGCTGAAGGAGGCGCGGGGCAAGGTGAGGTCCCCACCACTCCGGCCCAGCCAGAGCTCCCCTCGAGTCAGCTTTGGCTACCTGATCGGACCCTCGCACCCCCGCGTGTCCCAGGGTTGTGGGGCAGTGGGGATGGGCAGACCCTGCGGCCTAGGAAAGTGAAGCGGGGGTCTGAGATGCTACAGCTGAAATCCAACTCCCCAGCACTCGGGCAGTATTTCCAGCGCACAGAGACCTTTCTGGGGCTTACTAGGGCGGGGCGGATCCTGTAGTCCTTACAGTCTCTTTCCTGCCTGCCTTACTCTCCTTACAAAGCAAAAACCTTGTCTGGCCACGTGAGCCGGGGCAGGGAAGTTCTTCCTCTTTTCAGAGTCTGTTTGTACGTCTGTCAAATGTGAGGGCTGGGTAGTTCCTGGCTCCTGGGCCCCTCGGTGGGAGGCCCAGCCACCTCCTGGACAGGTGCCTCCAACAGAGCCCTGGCAtactgtgtgacctcgggcaggcCACAGTCGCTCTCCGAGCCTCCCTTGCCCTCTCTAAAGCGGAGGTCTCATGCTGTTCCAAGGATGACAGGCCGGGTTACATGCCAGTCACTGCTGGGACAGGTTATCCTGAGCTGGGGTGGCTGGAGGTTGGCAGCCAGGCCCGCATTAGGCCTTGACAGCCATCTCATCCCGGCCAGATCGACATGCTGCAGGCGGAGGTGACCGCCTTGAAGACCCTGGTCCTCACATCCACACCAGCCTCTCCCAATCGCGAGCTGCACCCACAGCTGCTGAGCCCCACCAAGGCTGGACCCCGCAAGGGCCACTTGCGACATAAGAGCACCAGCAGCGCCCTTTGCCCCGCCATGTGCCCCACTGCCGGACATCCCCTCACCCCGGACAAGGAGGGCAAAGAGGTGAGGGGTGGCAGGAAAGGGAGACACGGTCTCAGTGTCAGCCAGGCAGGGGGGCCCAGTGGGGAGTCCTGACCCCTCGCTGTGTGACCTGGAGCCTGGCCTGCcatctctgggtctctgtgtccCCTGTCTGGGAGGGCTGCGCAGGTTTTTTGTGATAGGAGGTTTGGCCCTCAGCCTATGAATGTACCGTGTGTACCCCTCCTGTGTGCCATGAGGGCCTGGTAACCCCTCCACAACCCTCCAGTAGTAGGTGGTACTCTGTGCACCCGAGactggcctggggcctgggggcctggcctaggtgagggggatggggagagttCTTCAGGAAGACATATTCTCTGAGCCTAAAGAGGCCACTGCTGGGCCTCTGGGGACAAGCTGCTTGGGCCCTGCATGCCCATAGCCCTGAGGTCCAGGACCAGCTTGTGACATCCCTGGATTTGAAGGTCCTCAGTGCCTCTGGCTGTGGTACCTGGACAAGCACAGACTTTTGGGgctgtctccctccctgcctctgagcTGGGTACATGGGGTACTTGGTCCAGGCGGGCAGTGGGCTCTGATGTCCTTGGCCGTAGGTCTTTGGGCAAGTAAAGGCACCTGccagagcctcagcttcctcacatAAGTAGCGCCTCCTGGGGCCATGCAGACCCACAAGACCGGGGTGCTGGTTGCTCAGCTCAGGGCTGCACCCAGTGAACCCCACCAGGGCTGCAGGGGGACCCAGGCTCCTGTGAAGCAAGGCGGCCCCCATCTCCATGCTGCCCCGTGTCTCTGGGGCTTCCAGGGAGAAAGCGCGGGCTAGGCCTCTCCCCCACTTCTGAGTCCTCAGCTTCTAACTGGACACTAACATCTCCTCCCTACTGTCTGTTCTGTCTCTGTGCATCTGTCcgtctgtctctctttgtctgcccctccccccagcctgggctgccccccttcctctccctgctcctctgcgTGGTCCCCAGCAAAGCTGTTCAACTCACCTATGAGCCGGCCTGGCAGCTCCTGCCTGGGGAGCCACCTACGGCCCCCTCCTCTGctacctctctctccttttcccaacaGGTAATGGCTCTGGAGAGGGGccgcccctctgcccctgcccagcctcaTTCTCGCTGCACATGCCCCAGGGCAACCAGCTAGTCATCTGTCCCCAGGGAGGCAGCCCGTGTGTGTTCCTTCTATGTGCGTGGGCCTGTGTGTGCCATGGTACCTGCGTGTGGGGGGTACCTGCAGGGCCGGTCTTCAGCTTTTCCTcctccaggaggcagagaggttGTTAGGGACGAGGCCCTGGACCAAAGTCTGTAACCTCATAGAGCCGAGAAGCTAAAAGCACACCTAGATATGAAAGCTTGAGTTCTGAGGCCTTCAGTGCAGAGGGAAGGAAGTAGTTCTTCTTGGGAACTCTGCCCCCCTGCTTAGCCACTGGGGACAGACCCGCTGGCAGGCTGGGGCCTGCCCTGCAACCCTCCTGGCCCCTCACCTCGTTCAGTTCTGCCTATCCCTGCCatgctgcccccctgccccccgaccCGGCGTCTGACTGCCCCATCAGGCTCACCCTCCCCCACAGGTGGACACAACCCTATTCGCAGAGTTCCAGGCCTGGAGGGAGTCACCCACCCTGGACAAGACCTGCCCCTTCCTTGAGAGGGTGTACCGGGAGGACGTGGGCCCCTGCCTGGACTTCACGATGCAGGAGGTGAGGCAGAGGGCAgctggccccaggcccagcctctcACGGAGGCCAGCCCCTCACTGACCCACCTGCTGCCCTGCTCTGCCGCAGCTCTCAGCACTGGTACGGGCCGCCGTGGAGGACAACACGCTCACCATCGAGCCCGTGGCCTCGCAGACACTGCCTGCAGTGAAGGTGGCTGCAGTCGAGTGTGGCAGCACCAAGTGAGCTTGGcgtccttcctcctttcctgccCGCCACACCTAGCCTGGTGCTCTGCCAGCTGGGGACTGAGCCTCAGGCCTGCCTCCTAGGGTCCTGGTGTGGGTCCTGCAGGGGGTGTGGCTGGGGACTGAGCCTCAGGCCTGCCTCCTAGGGTCCTGGTGTGGGTCCTGCAGGGGGTGTGGCTGGTGACTGAACCTCAGGCCTGCCTCCTGGGGTCCTGATCTTGCAGGGAGTGTGGCTGAGGACTGAGCTTCCTGGTGTGGGTCCCCCGTGGGTGAGGGGGCGCACAGGCCTGGCTGGGGAGGATTGCAGAGGCATGCAGGGTGGGGAGGCATCTCTGGCAGAAATTCCTGCCTCTAGTCATAGATCCTCAGGCCTTCCGGGGAGCCCGGGAACTGGAGCCTCCCTCTTCTTGGCTGGCCTGACAGGCATCTCTCTCCCACAGTGGGTTCTGGGCTCTGACTGATGTGTAAGTGATGTCAGCTGCCAGCTCCCCTTGTGCTAATAAATAACCAAACAGCCCTGGCATCTTGTCCTTCCTGCCATTCAGCTGCCATCGAGCAGGACTCACAGCAGAACAAAATAGCCAGGGTGGAAGCAAGGGCAGAGATGGGGAGCACTTTCCTTCGGCAGCCCAGGATTTGACCTGCCAGGGATGCCCCACTGGGGAGACTTGTCACAGAGGGGAACATTTgagctgggttttgaaggatggaTCGGAGTTTGCCAAGTAGGCAAGGGcctttcaggcagagggaaaaaaatgaatgaaggttTGAAAAGCCGGGGTATTAATGGAAACATCACTGGATTTGTGGGCAGAGCAgtagggtgggtggggagataggGCTGAGGCTGCAGAGGCTGTTTGGGGCCAGAGTGTCAAGGGCCTTGAATGGGGTTTGGGGTTTGACCCATTAGGCCAGCATTTCACAAAATCATCAATAGATGTTTCCTGAAAAGAGGGCTGCTGAATCCAATCAGAGTCCCAGTGAACCTGGAGACAGCAAGGCACTGATAAGTCCTGCAGCCAGGAGCCTCCTTAACCTTCCTCTGCTCCAGAGTCTCCATAATGGTTTCCTGGGCAGTAGGAAAATGGCAGGGAAAGATGATGGGCTAGATGGGAGCTTTTGAAGGAGCCCCTGGCTGTAgtgcagagaaggggagaggcaaGGCAAAGAGCTGGTTGGAGGATCCGAAGGGATTCAAGCAAAAGCCCCTGCTAGCATGACCTTGCCTGAGGACTTGCTAGCCAAGTGGAGGAGAGAGTGGACTCGTTCAGTTGGGAAGGAGTGACGAAGTCCAAGGGCCCCAGTAAAGTAGGGGGTGTGTTTGGAGGGCCTGCAGAGAGTGGAGCTTTGGTATACCTGGCATGGGGTTGACGGAGCTCTCCTGCCCTCCAGGGGCAGGGTAGGGGGTTGAGGGGTGGGATCTAGCTTAGGTCAGAGGCCTGTCCCAGGGCCCTCCTTGGcctggccctggggtcctggggaagCTGGGGTCGAGGGAGAGGATGCCCGACTGCACACCTCAGTCTGctggcctctccctccctctgtgcatGCTTGGTGCATGAGCCGGGCAGgcaagcccccccgcccccagcctccatGGCCCCCTCTGCTTTCTTCTAGCACCTGTGCCCTGAGCGGACTGGCTCGTGCCTGTCGCCACCGAATCCGGCTTGGGGACTCTGAGAGCCACTACTACATCTCGCCGTCCTCCCGGGCCAGGGTGAGTCATCCAGAAGGAGACTGGATGTACCCGTACCCTAACCTGGCTTCTTAGGGGCAACTGGGGCTGGGACGCTGGGCCCTAGGCCTGAGAGCGCAACCTTGATCTGCAGAGTAGGGCCTGGGCTCAGAGAGATCTGGAGACTGGCTCAGACCACGTAGCCAAGCCTGGTGAATTAGTTAGTTGGTGCATAACCAGTTGccataaactgagtggcttaGAACAACCCCCATTTATAACTGTGGTCTCCCCAGGGCAGAAGTCAGCCTAGTTTCGTGGGTTCTTCTGCTCAGGGCCTCATGGGCTTGCGGTCAAGGAGCAGGTTGGCCGCGTCCTTCCTTGGGAGACGGTGGTCCTCTTCTGAGCTCACACGgctgttggcaggattcagtccCTGTTGGCCTGCCGAAACCTAATCGTGGGAGTGACATTAGAATTCaggttagggcagcccgggtggctcagcggtttagcgccgccttcagcccagggcgtgatcctggagacccgggatctagtcccacgtcgggctccctgcatggagcctgcttctccctctgcctgtgtctctgcctctctctctctttctttccccctctctgtctctcattaataaataaataaatcttaaaaaaataataattcaggtTAAAGTTCCAGGCTCCTGACTCCCAGCTCAGGCTCTGGCCCCAGGCTTTTGGGAAGGTTCTGGGGCATGTGTGTTACTCGAACCTGACAGCCAATGGTGGGTGCCACAAGGCTTCCAGGAATCCCAGAGTCCGCCCTCACCTGCCAAGTGGCACAGGCAGGGTCAGTGGACCTCACTgagctggggggtgaggggtgataAGGTGGGGTGGTCTCCGTTCCTCTGTCCCCTGACAAACTGTGAACAGGATTGTGAAGAACCAAAGAGAATGTGTTAGAATGATTCTGAAGCTTGGTTCAAAGGTGACACTGCATGGGGCCCTGTTTGAGGAACCATCTCCCATCCTTGACCTACTAGAGAGTGCTCATTGAAGGGACAGATGGCCCCATTGTTGGGCAGCTTGTATGGTCCTGACAGCTTCTGCAGGGCGTCTGGAATGTTGTCCTGACACATCCCACAGCAGTGAGCCAAGCTCCTGTTTGCAGGTGGGGAGTCTGTGCCTTAGAAAGGAGGGtgtgagggatgcttgggtggctcagcggttgggcatctgccttcagctcaggttgtgatcccggagtcccaggatcgagtcccacatcaggctccctacatggaacctgcttctccctctgcctctctctctctctccatgtctctcatgaataaataaataaaatcttaaaaaaaaaaaaaagaaaggagggtgTGTATGGCCTAGACCTGGGGCGTCCCCATTCTGAACTCAGTCTGCCTTCCCTTGCAGCCTCTGCCCCTGCACTTCTGTGCCCCGAGCCCTTTCCAGTGGTCTCTCTCTGATCCCTACCAGGGCTCAACAGAAGGAACCGCGCCATTCGGTCCCTGGCAAAATTATATCTAGAACTGTGTTTCTTCCaagcctgcttgtctctgccgggcagagctgggatgggaGATGAGGATGGTGTGAAGTTTTAGAATGTAGTCTCCACCCTAAAGAGACTAAGGAACGTGGCATCCTTAGGGAGAAgaggtttctttttaatattttttttcaaagattttatttattcatgagagacagagagagaggcagagacacaggcagagggagaagcaggctccatgcagggagcctgatgcgggactcgatcctgggtctccaggatcatgccctgggctgacggctccaaaccgctgagccacccagggatctctctgtttaattttttttttttaaagattttattaaaaaaaataataaaataaaaagattttatttattcatgagagagagagacacaggcagagggagaagcaggctccttgcagggagccgggtgtggaactcaatcccgggactccaggatcattccctgggccaaaggcagatgctcaaccactgagccacccaggcgtccctaatcttttttttttttttttttaaagatttttatttatttattcatgagagacacagaggggcagagacacaggcagagggagaagcaggcttcccacggggaaCAGTACAGCCCTGGGGAAAGAACTCCACTGCTCGCTGCCACTGCTTGCTCACCAGCCTCCTCTCATGGGGGCCCATGGGCCCTTGGGAAACACCACAGCCTGGCACACAAGCTTCTCCTGCCCcaccctgtgccccccaccccagcccgctGCAGCCCCTCCTGAGCCACACTGGGTTAGTCCCTTGACTTGGGCACCTCCCCCCATGCTTCCCTGCTTTTGCCAGGGCCACCAATGCCCCTGAACCCACTTCATTCTCCTGGCAAGGATTCCTATGTGTTGAGGGCCTCCAGGACTGTTGCCCCCTTGCTGTAACTCTGGACCCCGTGGGCTCCCACACACTTGAAGTCTCTCCCCAGAGTGCTGATGTTCAGTCAGTGCTGTCGTGGGCACAGCTGCCAGCTGCCTTCTGCCCTGTCTTACATGGGGTTCCCTAGAAGCTGAGCCAAAGACGAAGATCTCATGCCATTcttaggaggagggagggaaacagaATAGGGGGTCGGGTGGGTAAAGGAGGCTGTGGCCTCAGCTGGAGTCTGGCTGCAACCCGCTCCATGGGGGCTCTGGAGCCCAGGGTGGGTTCCACGCTGAGACAAGGGAGCTGGCCTCTTACATGCTGCGTGCCCGCCAATACGCGGTACAGAGGGATACTGATGAGCCGCCAGTGGCCGGCAGGCTTCAGCAGTGGGAAGAGGCCTGGGCAAGGTACCAGCAGCACCCTTTTTGCAATAGGAGAGTCTTCATGGAAGGGCCCACGTCTGAGCCAATGTGGGGTCCAtggtgcccagcacagggcctggcatggaGCGGGCCTCCGGCCAGGTTGAGGGCTTCAGGCCTGGggaatccagggcagccccagggagcAGCTTCTGATCCCCCTGCCTGTCCTGGCGTTCCAGGGAGGCCAGGGCCTTGGGCACCCAGAGCAGGCAGGGCCCTCAGGATGAGCGGGGACTCTAGGGCAGGCTGCCTGGTTTCATTTTCCAGCTCAGCCACTTAACTATCTCTGTGGCCCCGGTAATCATCATCTGGTAGTTCTGTTTCTGGAGTCTGTTTTCCTCATGTGTGAAATGGGAATGATACGCGTGTCTGCCTCCCTGGGTGCATGTGC
The Canis lupus familiaris isolate Mischka breed German Shepherd chromosome 18, alternate assembly UU_Cfam_GSD_1.0, whole genome shotgun sequence genome window above contains:
- the RAB3IL1 gene encoding guanine nucleotide exchange factor for Rab-3A isoform X6, translating into MWSGQPHPDEGHPPPLETVPVSWKGCRESPGGPAESPAGEEAQGEDSPTAAQLDVLRLRSSSMEIREKGSEFLKEELHKAQKELQLKDEECERLSKVREQLEQELEELTASLFEEAHRMVREANMKQAASEKQLKEARGKIDMLQAEVTALKTLVLTSTPASPNRELHPQLLSPTKAGPRKGHLRHKSTSSALCPAMCPTAGHPLTPDKEGKEPGLPPFLSLLLCVVPSKAVQLTYEPAWQLLPGEPPTAPSSATSLSFSQQVDTTLFAEFQAWRESPTLDKTCPFLERVYREDVGPCLDFTMQELSALVRAAVEDNTLTIEPVASQTLPAVKVAAVECGSTNTCALSGLARACRHRIRLGDSESHYYISPSSRARITAVCNFFTYIRYIQQGLVRQEVEPMFWEITRLRKEMSLAKLGFFPQEA
- the RAB3IL1 gene encoding guanine nucleotide exchange factor for Rab-3A isoform X8, whose translation is MWPEWGAWYSCKLLGQLASPTQTRATRRPLKPSRSPGRAAGSPPEARQRALLGRRPKELQLKDEECERLSKVREQLEQELEELTASLFEEAHRMVREANMKQAASEKQLKEARGKIDMLQAEVTALKTLVLTSTPASPNRELHPQLLSPTKAGPRKGHLRHKSTSSALCPAMCPTAGHPLTPDKEGKEPGLPPFLSLLLCVVPSKAVQLTYEPAWQLLPGEPPTAPSSATSLSFSQQVDTTLFAEFQAWRESPTLDKTCPFLERVYREDVGPCLDFTMQELSALVRAAVEDNTLTIEPVASQTLPAVKVAAVECGSTNTCALSGLARACRHRIRLGDSESHYYISPSSRARITAVCNFFTYIRYIQQGLVRQEVEPMFWEITRLRKEMSLAKLGFFPQEA
- the RAB3IL1 gene encoding guanine nucleotide exchange factor for Rab-3A isoform X9 — protein: MWPEWASPTQTRATRRPLKPSRSPGRAAGSPPEARQRALLGRRPKELQLKDEECERLSKVREQLEQELEELTASLFEEAHRMVREANMKQAASEKQLKEARGKIDMLQAEVTALKTLVLTSTPASPNRELHPQLLSPTKAGPRKGHLRHKSTSSALCPAMCPTAGHPLTPDKEGKEPGLPPFLSLLLCVVPSKAVQLTYEPAWQLLPGEPPTAPSSATSLSFSQQVDTTLFAEFQAWRESPTLDKTCPFLERVYREDVGPCLDFTMQELSALVRAAVEDNTLTIEPVASQTLPAVKVAAVECGSTNTCALSGLARACRHRIRLGDSESHYYISPSSRARITAVCNFFTYIRYIQQGLVRQEVEPMFWEITRLRKEMSLAKLGFFPQEA
- the RAB3IL1 gene encoding guanine nucleotide exchange factor for Rab-3A isoform X10; translated protein: MWSGQPHPDEGHPPPLETVPVSWKGCRESPGGPAESPAGEEAQGEDSPTAAQLDVLRLRSSSMEIREKGSEFLKEELHKAQKELQLKDEECERLSKVREQLEQELEELTASLFEEAHRMVREANMKQAASEKQLKEARGKIDMLQAEVTALKTLVLTSTPASPNRELHPQLLSPTKAGPRKGHLRHKSTSSALCPAMCPTAGHPLTPDKEGKEVDTTLFAEFQAWRESPTLDKTCPFLERVYREDVGPCLDFTMQELSALVRAAVEDNTLTIEPVASQTLPAVKVAAVECGSTNTCALSGLARACRHRIRLGDSESHYYISPSSRARITAVCNFFTYIRYIQQGLVRQEVEPMFWEITRLRKEMSLAKLGFFPQEA